One genomic segment of Hippoglossus hippoglossus isolate fHipHip1 chromosome 22, fHipHip1.pri, whole genome shotgun sequence includes these proteins:
- the LOC117756288 gene encoding histone H4 codes for MSGRGKGGKGLGKGGAKRHRKVLRDNIQGITKPAIRRLARRGGVKRISGLIYEETRGVLKVFLENVIRDAVTYTEHAKRKTVTAMDVVYALKRQGRTLYGFGG; via the coding sequence ATGTCTGGacgaggaaagggaggaaaagggctCGGTAAAGGAGGCGCAAAGCGTCACCGCAAAGTTCTCCGTGATAACATCCAGGGAATTACCAAGCCCGCCATCCGCCGCCTGGCTCGCCGTGGCGGAGTGAAGCGTATCTCCGGTCTGATCTACGAGGAGACCCGCGGCGTGTTGAAGGTTTTCCTGGAGAATGTGATCCGCGATGCTGTCACCTACACCGAGCACGCCAAGAGGAAGACCGTGACCGCCATGGACGTGGTGTATGCTCTGAAGAGACAGGGCCGCACTCTGTACGGCTTCGGTGGATAA
- the LOC117756221 gene encoding histone H1-like, with translation MTEVAPAPAPAPAAAKAKAAKKKVVKPKKVGPSVSELIVKAVSASKERSGVSVAALKKALAAGGYDVEKNNARVNNTIKKLVVNETLVQTKGTGATGSFKMSKKVETKVQKPVKKAAPKAKKPAAKKPAVAKKPKSAAAKKPAAAKKSLKKVTKPAAAKEPTKSPKKVVKSPKKVAKSPKRVAKSPKKVVKKAPAPKKAPAKKVAKPKVKRTAAKKK, from the coding sequence atgacagaagttgctccagctccagctccagctccagccgcCGCCAAGGCTAAAGCGGCCAAGAAGAAGGTCGTGAAACCGAAGAAGGTCGGTCCCAGCGTCAGTGAGCTCATCGTGAAAGCCGTGTCCGCGTCCAAGGAGCGGAGCGGCGTGTCAGTGGCCGCCCTCAAGAAGGCTCTGGCTGCCGGAGGCTACGATGTGGAGAAGAACAATGCCCGCGTCAACAACACCATCAAGAAGCTGGTGGTCAACGAGACCCTGGTCCAGACCAAGGGAACCGGGGCCACTGGCTCGTTCAAGATGAGCAAGAAGGTGGAGACCAAGGTCCAGAAGCCGGTGAAGAAGGCCGCTCCCAAAGCGAAGAAGCCCGCCGCCAAGAAACCCGCAGTGGCTAAAAAGCCCAAGTCAGCGGCAGCCAAGAAGCCAGCAGCCGCTAAAAAGTCCCTGAAGAAGGTGACGAAACCAGCAGCGGCCAAGGAGCCCACGAAGAGCCCCAAGAAGGTGGTGAAGAGCCCCAAGAAGGTGGCGAAGAGCCCCAAGAGAGTGGCGAAGAGCCCCAAGAAGGTGGTGAAAAAGGCCCCTGCACCCAAGAAAGCCCCCGCGAAGAAGGTCGCCAAACCCAAAGTGAAGAGGACAGCAGCCAAGAAGAAGTGA